The Lysinibacillus pakistanensis genome includes a window with the following:
- a CDS encoding bifunctional cytochrome P450/NADPH--P450 reductase: protein MISVEDVPKPKTFGPLGHLPLIDKEQPTLSLCKLAEEYGPIYRLEIPGYTSLVISGHELVADVCDVSRFDKQIYSELENVRAFGGDGLFTSRTTEPNWQKAHNILLPTFSKHAMKDYHSMMIDISTQLIQKWERLNPMEEIDVPEDMTRLTLDTIGLCGFNYRFNSFYRETHSPFIMSMVRALNEAMLKSSRLKIQNLMMVGTRRQFNEDIETMFTLVDKIIEERKARGTQEQIDLLGRMLNIKDPDTGETLSDENIRYQIITFLIAGHETTSGLLSFALYFLIKHPEVLEKAYAEVDQILTEETPTYEQILQLKYIRLILNESLRLWPTAPGFELYAKEDTVIGDKYLIKKGDNISVLLPQLHRDKNAWGENAEQFYPERFEDSQNVPTHAFKPFGNGQRACIGMQFALHEATLVLGMILQRFELIDYDNYQLKIQQTLTIKPGDFKIRVKQRNRVIDPEKTVAPQRQEKMYPLPKPSVENAKMSLLILYGSDLGTTERIAKQLADEAVLYGIRSEVATLDEYAGKLPKEGAVLIVCSSYNGHPPRNARKFLAWLENSNENSLKGINYAVFGCGDRNWHYTYQKVPRTIDEQLAIKGATRILPHGEADVSADFEKQLENWLEQLWRTMKVTYDLTLDDNMLLEQTKLSIQVVKGLATVPLALKHGARYASIIKNEELQTANSDRSTRHIEIALPKELSYQEGDHLGVIPKNSSKLIHRVLRRFKLNANDQLIISSNGNGLHLPTDFPVSLYEVLATSVELQETASRIQIRELAVYTECPPHKRELEHLLQEDIYKEQVLNKRLSMLELLEMYEACELPFEKFIALLPPLKPRYYSISSSPKEDPERLSITVGVVREPAWSGRGDYHGVASNYLAQCQPGESLVMFIRSVDSGFQLPEDATTSIIMVGHGTGVAPFRGFLQARAAMKKRGIPLGQAHLFFGCRNEADFIYREELEQFEKDGIVTLHTAFSRKEGTPKAYVQQVMEPYSSNIIEMLNNNGRLYVCGDGNHMAPAVEAMLQQTYQSKKGVGEKEAIDWLEQHQHNRKYAKDVWVQNG, encoded by the coding sequence ATGATTAGTGTAGAGGATGTTCCAAAACCAAAAACATTTGGTCCACTTGGCCATTTGCCTTTAATCGATAAAGAGCAGCCAACATTATCACTTTGTAAGCTTGCAGAAGAGTATGGGCCGATATATCGATTAGAAATTCCAGGTTATACTAGCTTAGTAATATCTGGTCATGAATTGGTAGCTGATGTTTGTGATGTTTCTCGTTTTGATAAACAGATATATAGTGAGTTGGAAAATGTTCGTGCTTTTGGCGGTGATGGTCTATTTACAAGCAGAACAACTGAACCGAATTGGCAAAAGGCTCATAACATCCTACTTCCCACGTTTAGTAAACATGCTATGAAAGATTATCATTCGATGATGATAGATATTAGTACACAGCTGATACAAAAATGGGAACGCTTAAATCCGATGGAGGAAATTGATGTCCCTGAGGATATGACACGATTGACGCTAGATACAATTGGACTTTGTGGCTTCAATTATCGCTTTAATAGCTTTTATAGAGAAACACATAGCCCTTTTATTATGAGCATGGTCCGTGCTTTAAATGAAGCTATGTTAAAAAGTTCCCGATTAAAGATACAAAATCTGATGATGGTTGGCACAAGGCGCCAATTTAACGAAGACATTGAAACAATGTTTACATTAGTAGATAAAATTATTGAGGAGCGAAAGGCAAGAGGTACGCAGGAGCAGATAGATTTACTAGGCCGCATGTTAAATATAAAAGATCCAGACACAGGAGAAACACTGAGCGATGAAAATATTCGTTATCAAATCATCACATTTTTGATAGCCGGACATGAAACGACTAGCGGATTGCTGTCCTTTGCACTCTATTTTTTAATCAAGCATCCTGAAGTTTTAGAGAAGGCTTATGCTGAAGTTGATCAAATCTTGACTGAAGAAACACCGACATATGAACAGATTTTACAGCTAAAGTACATTCGCCTAATTTTAAATGAATCATTACGATTATGGCCGACAGCACCTGGCTTTGAGCTTTATGCAAAAGAGGATACTGTCATTGGCGACAAGTACCTGATTAAAAAAGGTGACAATATCAGTGTCCTACTGCCACAGCTTCATCGTGATAAAAATGCGTGGGGTGAAAATGCGGAACAATTTTATCCAGAGCGCTTTGAAGATTCTCAGAATGTTCCTACACATGCCTTTAAACCGTTTGGAAATGGTCAGCGTGCCTGTATCGGCATGCAATTTGCCCTTCATGAAGCAACATTGGTATTAGGAATGATTCTACAGCGTTTTGAATTAATCGATTATGACAATTATCAATTAAAAATACAGCAAACTCTAACGATAAAGCCAGGTGATTTTAAAATTCGAGTAAAGCAGCGTAATCGAGTAATTGATCCGGAAAAGACAGTAGCACCTCAGCGACAAGAAAAAATGTATCCTCTACCAAAACCTAGTGTAGAGAATGCAAAAATGTCTTTGCTAATCCTCTATGGTTCTGATTTAGGAACTACTGAAAGAATTGCCAAACAGTTAGCAGATGAAGCTGTTCTGTATGGTATTCGAAGTGAAGTCGCTACGCTAGATGAGTATGCTGGAAAATTACCTAAAGAGGGCGCTGTACTAATTGTTTGCTCTTCTTATAATGGTCATCCCCCAAGAAACGCTCGAAAGTTTCTTGCATGGCTAGAGAATAGTAATGAGAATAGTCTAAAAGGAATAAATTATGCTGTGTTTGGCTGCGGAGATCGAAATTGGCATTATACGTATCAAAAGGTCCCTCGAACAATAGATGAACAGCTTGCCATTAAAGGGGCTACAAGAATTTTGCCACATGGGGAAGCGGACGTAAGTGCAGATTTTGAAAAGCAATTGGAGAACTGGCTAGAACAACTGTGGAGAACCATGAAAGTGACATATGATTTAACGTTAGATGACAATATGCTACTAGAACAAACAAAATTGTCCATTCAAGTTGTAAAAGGCTTAGCAACGGTACCACTTGCTTTAAAACACGGTGCCCGTTATGCATCGATTATAAAAAATGAAGAGCTTCAAACAGCCAATAGTGACCGAAGTACACGTCATATTGAAATTGCATTGCCAAAGGAATTAAGCTATCAGGAGGGGGATCACCTTGGCGTGATACCCAAAAATAGCAGCAAGCTCATCCATCGAGTTCTTCGTCGATTTAAATTGAATGCCAATGATCAGCTAATCATTTCGTCTAATGGAAATGGGTTGCATCTTCCTACAGATTTTCCGGTTAGCTTATACGAGGTGCTTGCCACTAGTGTTGAATTGCAGGAGACTGCTAGTCGTATACAAATACGAGAGCTAGCGGTTTATACAGAGTGTCCGCCACATAAACGTGAATTAGAGCATTTATTACAAGAAGATATTTATAAGGAGCAGGTATTAAATAAACGGTTATCCATGCTAGAGCTTCTTGAAATGTACGAAGCCTGTGAATTACCATTTGAAAAATTTATAGCCTTACTACCTCCTTTAAAGCCTAGATATTACTCTATTTCTAGTTCACCAAAGGAAGATCCTGAACGCCTAAGCATTACAGTAGGTGTAGTAAGGGAACCAGCCTGGAGTGGTCGAGGAGACTATCATGGCGTAGCATCAAATTATTTGGCACAGTGTCAACCAGGGGAGTCACTAGTAATGTTTATACGCTCAGTTGATTCAGGATTCCAGCTGCCAGAGGATGCGACTACATCGATTATAATGGTTGGACATGGAACTGGCGTAGCACCATTTAGAGGTTTTTTACAGGCTCGCGCTGCCATGAAAAAGCGAGGAATTCCCCTTGGGCAAGCACATCTATTCTTCGGCTGTAGAAATGAGGCTGATTTTATTTACCGTGAGGAGCTTGAGCAATTTGAAAAGGATGGAATTGTGACACTACACACGGCATTTTCCCGTAAAGAAGGAACTCCGAAAGCTTATGTGCAGCAAGTAATGGAGCCATATTCCTCAAATATCATCGAAATGTTAAATAATAATGGACGATTATATGTTTGTGGAGATGGTAATCATATGGCACCAGCTGTAGAAGCTATGCTACAGCAGACTTATCAATCTAAAAAAGGGGTAGGAGAGAAGGAGGCAATAGACTGGTTAGAGCAGCATCAGCATAACAGAAAGTATGCGAAGGATGTCTGGGTTCAGAATGGGTAG
- the metA gene encoding homoserine O-acetyltransferase MetA: MPINIPKNLPAGEHLREEKIFVMEEDRAKTQQIRPLNILILNLMPEKEKTELQLLRLLGNTPLQVNITFLNTATHESKNVSKSHLQLFYTTFQQIRHRRFDGMIITGAPVEKMAFEEVNYWQEISQIMDWSKKNVTSILHICWGAQAALYHHYGIGKVELPAKCSGVYSHVITDLTVDLVRGFSDLFTAPHSRYTSVSINEVRNHPDLRLLSYSEEAGVFIVQSKDNKNIMITGHLEYDATTLADEYGRDVAKGLDIAVPVNYFPNDDPANEPINTWRAHTHLLFSNWLNYYVYQETPYEWDFVDEIEYHI, from the coding sequence ATGCCAATTAATATTCCAAAGAACTTACCTGCTGGAGAACATTTACGAGAGGAAAAAATCTTCGTGATGGAAGAGGATCGTGCGAAAACACAACAAATTCGTCCATTAAATATATTAATTTTAAACTTAATGCCTGAGAAAGAGAAGACAGAGCTGCAATTACTGCGCTTACTCGGGAATACGCCACTGCAAGTCAATATTACATTTTTAAATACAGCAACACATGAATCAAAAAATGTTAGTAAATCACATTTACAGCTTTTTTACACAACTTTCCAACAAATTCGTCATCGCCGCTTTGATGGCATGATTATTACGGGAGCGCCTGTAGAGAAAATGGCTTTTGAAGAAGTAAATTATTGGCAGGAAATCTCGCAAATTATGGATTGGTCTAAGAAAAATGTGACATCCATTCTACATATATGTTGGGGGGCACAGGCTGCTTTATATCATCATTATGGGATCGGGAAGGTTGAACTTCCAGCGAAATGCTCTGGGGTTTACTCGCATGTCATTACAGATTTAACAGTGGACTTAGTGCGTGGCTTTAGTGATTTATTTACAGCACCACATTCTCGTTATACATCTGTTTCAATCAATGAAGTACGCAATCATCCTGATTTACGTTTACTGTCCTATTCAGAGGAAGCTGGTGTATTTATTGTGCAGTCCAAGGATAATAAAAACATTATGATTACAGGTCATCTTGAATATGACGCGACAACCTTAGCAGATGAATACGGACGAGATGTTGCGAAGGGGTTAGACATTGCTGTCCCGGTGAACTATTTCCCGAATGACGACCCAGCAAACGAGCCCATTAATACATGGCGTGCCCACACCCATTTATTATTCTCAAACTGGTTGAATTACTATGTTTATCAGGAAACACCATATGAATGGGATTTCGTTGATGAAATTGAATATCATATTTAA
- a CDS encoding nucleotide excision repair endonuclease, producing the protein MIKIEFPKPDVVIRQREQDVKPGDVPITPYHGFIDFHKITRDKGGIFLFYNEKNELLFVGKARKIRQRIKKHFEDNVSPMKNHRQEIFKIEVYEIEDPMEREIYETYAINVFRSKYNVDKVFY; encoded by the coding sequence TTGATTAAAATTGAATTTCCAAAACCAGATGTAGTGATTCGCCAGCGTGAGCAAGATGTAAAGCCTGGGGATGTACCTATTACACCATACCACGGGTTTATTGACTTCCATAAAATCACACGAGACAAAGGTGGCATTTTCTTATTTTACAATGAGAAAAATGAGCTTTTATTTGTCGGTAAAGCGCGTAAAATTCGTCAACGTATAAAAAAGCATTTTGAAGACAATGTATCGCCTATGAAAAATCATCGTCAAGAAATCTTCAAAATTGAGGTATATGAAATCGAAGATCCTATGGAACGTGAAATTTACGAAACATATGCCATTAATGTTTTCCGCTCTAAATATAATGTTGATAAAGTATTTTATTAA
- a CDS encoding TrmB family transcriptional regulator: MDELIAQLKELGFTEYEAKAYTALVQKSHISAYQVSKNSGIPRARIYDILDVLVEKGLVLKEEAADQTTYCSIPVEMFLQQIQQRWQSNFTSISDQLEKLESKEQEAEPKVLMLKGRQTIINYCQSLLKKAEKKVLLSMWEEMYEALREDIFEVAEQVAVHGITLYVDEPVSSIDRHRMTYYTKKSSTRHWFILSIDGQEMIYGHSPSNLETAFITNDPVHIYLLEDYIWHDVLINRLLRRDDHELEEWITKERKAFFVE; encoded by the coding sequence ATGGATGAATTAATCGCCCAATTAAAAGAGCTAGGATTTACAGAATATGAGGCTAAAGCCTATACAGCACTTGTACAAAAGAGCCATATTAGTGCATATCAGGTCAGCAAAAATTCTGGTATTCCTCGAGCAAGAATTTATGACATACTGGATGTACTCGTTGAAAAAGGATTAGTGCTAAAAGAGGAAGCTGCTGATCAAACAACCTATTGTTCTATTCCTGTTGAGATGTTTCTTCAGCAAATACAGCAGCGTTGGCAATCGAATTTTACGTCTATTAGTGATCAATTAGAAAAATTAGAATCTAAGGAGCAGGAAGCGGAACCTAAAGTGTTAATGCTAAAAGGCAGGCAGACAATTATTAATTATTGTCAGTCATTATTAAAAAAAGCGGAGAAAAAGGTACTTCTTTCTATGTGGGAAGAGATGTATGAAGCATTACGAGAGGATATTTTTGAGGTGGCTGAACAGGTCGCTGTACACGGTATTACGCTATACGTGGATGAACCTGTGTCATCCATTGATAGGCATCGAATGACCTATTATACAAAAAAATCTTCCACTCGCCATTGGTTTATCTTGTCTATCGATGGGCAAGAGATGATTTATGGACATTCTCCTTCAAATCTTGAAACCGCTTTTATTACTAATGATCCGGTTCACATCTATTTATTAGAAGATTATATTTGGCATGACGTCCTGATTAATCGTCTACTAAGACGAGATGATCATGAGCTTGAGGAATGGATTACGAAAGAACGAAAAGCATTTTTTGTAGAGTAA
- a CDS encoding TSUP family transporter, with translation MFFEVDVNVVILLIAFGFLAAFVDSVVGGGGLISLPALLFAGLNPAAAVATNKLAGTMGSLTSTISFYRSGQLDIRSVLKYFPLAFVGSLFGAWTVHLINPSLLKPIMLIMLAGVAVYTIFKKDWGSVSAVKTLSPLHLVLFMFLLFSIGFYDGFLGPGTGSFLIFSFLLVGFDFLKAAGNAKFLNLASNCAGLLMFIYLGQVHFAYGFIMGIAQIAGAMVGSRVAIKKGSGFVRVLFIIVTITLLTKNAYDYFVH, from the coding sequence ATGTTTTTTGAAGTAGATGTAAATGTAGTAATTTTATTAATTGCGTTTGGATTTCTCGCTGCTTTTGTAGACTCAGTGGTTGGCGGTGGAGGCTTAATCTCATTGCCTGCTCTGTTGTTTGCGGGTTTAAATCCTGCAGCAGCGGTTGCAACCAATAAGCTAGCAGGTACCATGGGTTCGTTAACCTCTACAATTTCCTTTTATCGTTCAGGACAGCTAGATATTCGTTCTGTTTTAAAATACTTTCCACTCGCCTTTGTGGGGTCATTGTTTGGCGCATGGACTGTGCATTTAATCAATCCCTCTCTACTCAAGCCAATCATGCTTATAATGCTTGCAGGAGTAGCCGTTTATACGATTTTTAAAAAGGATTGGGGCTCTGTATCCGCTGTCAAAACATTATCGCCTTTACACTTGGTTTTATTTATGTTTTTGCTATTTAGTATTGGCTTCTATGATGGATTTCTCGGCCCAGGTACAGGTTCATTCTTAATCTTTAGTTTTTTACTTGTTGGCTTTGACTTTTTAAAGGCAGCAGGTAATGCAAAGTTTTTAAATTTAGCAAGTAACTGTGCTGGTCTTTTAATGTTCATCTACTTAGGACAAGTTCATTTTGCCTATGGATTCATAATGGGTATCGCTCAAATTGCTGGTGCAATGGTGGGTTCACGTGTAGCCATTAAAAAAGGTAGCGGTTTTGTACGGGTTTTATTTATCATTGTGACTATAACATTATTAACAAAAAATGCATATGATTACTTTGTACATTAA
- a CDS encoding serine hydrolase domain-containing protein, whose translation MKKIIVFVLTIFILFSGFATQSYALSDSKSAAIQTLLDDACRISGVPGMSISILADDEVFYFSSGYADREKGLSASENTLYELASVSKAFTGMGIILLEEQGLLSMTDPVQKYLPWFTLKYQGKPVDMQSLTLNNFLHHTSGLTNIRHTQNIPQGNTPDMLQKTVEMLVDAELAFPPGEQYNYGTVNYDVLGLVIEIVSRQSYEDFMREQVFQPLGLHQTYVYKEDAQATGQLAQGYRSSFFMTTPFKAPDYAGNKPAGYIISNTKDMARWMGIQMGIVQDIPEIFHTVIEKSHRGDMSVSAVNDMYYAAGWSVNADQTIVEHTGGNPNFRTEVAILLNERTAISLLSNGANTNINLVLKVKDILDGNLTQSYEISGTQLLDIILSSITIILCLLAVLLFLLGLRRRKTNERQPMTKKRIIVTVIFLIATVALGILCFAFDWSTILIWQTYSVLTALISSALLTASITWFVYTHR comes from the coding sequence ATGAAAAAGATTATTGTTTTTGTATTAACGATATTTATATTATTCTCAGGATTCGCAACACAAAGTTATGCGTTGTCAGATTCGAAATCTGCGGCAATACAAACGTTGCTAGATGATGCCTGTCGTATATCAGGTGTGCCGGGAATGTCAATCTCAATACTTGCTGATGATGAAGTGTTCTACTTTTCTTCAGGGTATGCAGACCGTGAAAAGGGGCTGTCTGCAAGTGAAAATACACTCTATGAGTTGGCCTCGGTCAGTAAAGCTTTTACCGGTATGGGTATTATACTGTTGGAAGAGCAAGGGCTGCTCTCAATGACTGACCCTGTCCAAAAATATTTACCTTGGTTTACGTTAAAGTATCAAGGGAAACCTGTTGATATGCAAAGCCTTACACTAAATAACTTTCTTCACCATACCAGTGGTCTAACAAATATTAGGCATACTCAAAATATTCCTCAAGGCAATACACCGGATATGTTGCAAAAGACTGTGGAAATGCTCGTGGATGCTGAATTGGCGTTCCCTCCCGGTGAACAGTATAACTATGGAACTGTTAATTATGACGTATTGGGTTTGGTTATTGAGATTGTGTCGCGACAAAGCTATGAAGACTTTATGAGGGAACAGGTATTTCAGCCATTAGGTCTTCACCAGACGTATGTTTATAAAGAAGATGCTCAAGCCACTGGACAGTTGGCGCAGGGCTACCGTTCTTCCTTTTTTATGACAACTCCATTTAAAGCTCCGGATTATGCTGGGAATAAACCCGCAGGCTACATCATTTCTAATACAAAAGATATGGCGCGTTGGATGGGCATACAAATGGGTATCGTGCAGGACATACCCGAAATATTTCACACGGTTATCGAAAAATCACATAGGGGTGATATGTCTGTTTCGGCTGTCAACGATATGTATTATGCGGCAGGCTGGTCGGTAAACGCCGACCAAACGATTGTAGAACACACTGGGGGCAATCCAAATTTCAGAACCGAAGTAGCCATACTGCTAAATGAACGAACAGCCATCAGCTTGCTGAGCAACGGCGCAAATACCAATATAAACCTGGTACTAAAAGTTAAAGATATATTAGACGGCAATCTAACTCAGTCATATGAAATAAGTGGCACACAGCTTTTGGATATCATTTTGTCGTCTATTACAATTATTCTTTGCCTATTGGCCGTTTTGCTTTTTCTCTTAGGATTACGCAGAAGGAAAACGAATGAGCGGCAGCCAATGACAAAAAAGAGAATAATCGTAACAGTTATTTTCCTGATCGCTACGGTTGCCCTGGGGATACTATGCTTTGCTTTCGATTGGTCAACGATACTTATTTGGCAAACATATAGTGTTCTTACAGCTTTGATTTCGTCAGCATTATTAACAGCAAGCATTACATGGTTTGTATACACTCACCGATAA
- the panF gene encoding sodium/pantothenate symporter has protein sequence MHWQVIFPLLLFLVIIFGIGVWANKHVRSSNSFLQEYFLGGREMGGFLLAMTMIATYGSASSFIGGPGVAYTKGLGWVLLAMAQLPAGYFVLMILGKEFAILARRYHAITLIDFLRERYKSHVIVILSAISIIVFLFSAMMAQWVGGARLIESLTGLNYTAALFIFAISVLVYVIIGGFRAVALTDTVQGTIMVFGTIILLIGTIVAGGGIDRIMASLVAENPNFISPFGADGELTPLYVSTFWILIGVGVVGLPQIAVRAMSYKDSKSMHLAIIIGTIAIGTIMFGMHLIGVLARPVLPGIEIGDKVMPLLTLKVLPPFLAGVVLAAPMAATMSTVNALLMLVSSTVVKDIYLNYIKPTANDTEIKRASFIVTTVIGLAVIVFALNPPELLVWLNLFAFGGLEAVFIWTVVLGLYWKKANKYGAIASMFSGMILYIIIDRFYPSVFGMHTVTIPIVASLFIFVIVSLLTNHKFKEDKLFI, from the coding sequence ATGCATTGGCAAGTTATTTTTCCACTGCTATTGTTTTTAGTTATTATCTTTGGCATTGGTGTCTGGGCTAATAAGCATGTACGTTCCTCCAATTCATTTTTGCAGGAGTACTTTCTGGGTGGTCGTGAAATGGGCGGTTTTCTCTTAGCGATGACCATGATAGCAACGTATGGTAGTGCAAGTAGTTTTATTGGTGGTCCAGGCGTTGCTTACACGAAAGGTTTAGGTTGGGTATTGCTAGCAATGGCACAACTTCCTGCCGGCTATTTTGTGCTAATGATTTTAGGGAAGGAATTCGCCATTCTTGCAAGACGTTATCATGCCATTACATTAATTGATTTTTTACGAGAGCGCTATAAAAGTCATGTGATTGTCATCTTATCAGCAATTAGTATTATTGTCTTTTTATTTTCTGCCATGATGGCACAATGGGTAGGTGGCGCACGTCTTATAGAATCATTAACAGGCTTAAACTACACAGCAGCACTCTTTATTTTTGCCATTTCCGTTTTAGTGTATGTCATTATCGGAGGTTTTCGTGCTGTTGCATTAACAGACACTGTACAGGGCACTATTATGGTTTTTGGAACGATTATATTATTAATTGGGACAATTGTTGCTGGTGGAGGCATCGATCGAATTATGGCATCTCTTGTTGCGGAAAATCCAAATTTCATCTCTCCATTTGGTGCTGATGGAGAACTAACACCATTATATGTTTCTACATTTTGGATTTTAATCGGTGTTGGCGTTGTGGGGCTTCCACAAATCGCAGTTCGTGCCATGAGCTATAAGGATTCAAAAAGCATGCATTTAGCCATTATCATTGGCACTATTGCCATTGGGACAATCATGTTTGGAATGCATTTAATTGGTGTTCTAGCACGCCCGGTTTTACCAGGAATTGAGATTGGGGATAAGGTAATGCCGCTACTGACCTTAAAGGTTTTACCGCCATTTTTAGCAGGTGTGGTCTTAGCTGCACCAATGGCAGCCACAATGTCAACGGTCAACGCTTTATTGATGCTTGTAAGCTCCACTGTTGTGAAGGATATTTACCTAAATTATATAAAACCGACAGCCAATGATACAGAAATTAAGCGGGCCAGCTTTATTGTCACGACTGTTATCGGTTTAGCAGTTATCGTTTTTGCGTTGAATCCACCAGAGTTATTAGTGTGGTTGAATTTATTTGCCTTTGGTGGACTTGAGGCTGTCTTTATTTGGACCGTTGTATTAGGACTATACTGGAAGAAGGCTAATAAGTACGGTGCTATTGCGTCAATGTTTTCAGGCATGATTTTATATATTATTATTGATCGCTTTTACCCATCCGTCTTCGGAATGCATACCGTGACTATCCCGATTGTCGCTTCTTTATTCATCTTTGTAATTGTAAGTTTATTAACAAATCATAAATTTAAGGAAGACAAGTTATTTATATAA
- a CDS encoding YhdT family protein has translation MKDQRFKIAHREALIGVVLVIINFAIWFGFAYGLGSGDPTTYTYVFGFPAWFFYSCIAGTGFMILLIWLVMKLFFKEVPFEDEEVEQ, from the coding sequence TTGAAAGATCAACGCTTTAAAATTGCGCATCGCGAGGCGCTTATCGGTGTCGTGCTTGTCATTATCAACTTTGCCATTTGGTTTGGCTTTGCCTATGGTCTAGGTTCTGGTGATCCGACAACCTATACGTATGTTTTCGGTTTTCCTGCATGGTTTTTCTATAGCTGTATCGCAGGGACAGGCTTTATGATACTTCTCATTTGGCTTGTGATGAAACTCTTCTTCAAAGAGGTACCATTTGAGGATGAGGAGGTGGAGCAATAA